Proteins from one Caldalkalibacillus salinus genomic window:
- a CDS encoding ABC transporter ATP-binding protein, protein MSLLQVDSVSLHFGGVAALSDVSLSVEKGEIFSIIGPNGAGKTSMLNCVSGVYRPSTGRISFEGQDITRMKPYRRTSLGLSRSFQNIELFKHMSVLDNLMLGRHSLMKTGILSGGLYWGKAQREEVAHREAVEEVIDFLEIQHIREQPVGRLSYGLKKRVELGRALAADPKLILLDEPMAGMNNEEKEDIARFIIDINEDRDVTVVLIEHDMGVVMELSHRIAVLDFGKRIGYGTPEDIQQNQQVIEAYLGQEEVG, encoded by the coding sequence ATGAGCTTATTACAAGTAGACAGCGTCTCATTGCATTTCGGTGGGGTCGCCGCTTTATCTGATGTGAGCCTCTCAGTTGAAAAAGGCGAAATCTTTTCCATTATCGGTCCGAATGGGGCAGGGAAGACGAGTATGCTCAACTGTGTCAGTGGAGTGTACCGCCCCTCAACAGGACGAATTTCCTTTGAGGGCCAGGATATCACGAGGATGAAGCCTTACCGTAGAACCTCCCTTGGTCTCTCACGATCGTTTCAAAACATTGAGTTGTTCAAGCATATGAGCGTCTTAGATAATCTGATGCTAGGTCGCCATAGTCTCATGAAAACAGGTATTCTGTCTGGGGGATTGTACTGGGGGAAGGCTCAGAGAGAAGAAGTGGCTCATCGTGAAGCGGTAGAAGAAGTCATTGATTTTCTAGAAATACAGCATATTAGAGAACAACCCGTGGGGCGGTTGTCCTACGGGTTAAAAAAACGTGTCGAGCTGGGGAGGGCCTTAGCGGCTGACCCCAAACTCATCCTCTTAGATGAACCTATGGCCGGTATGAATAATGAAGAAAAAGAAGACATCGCTCGCTTCATTATTGATATTAATGAAGACCGGGACGTCACCGTTGTCCTTATCGAGCATGACATGGGTGTCGTCATGGAACTGTCTCACCGTATCGCCGTTTTAGACTTTGGAAAGCGCATTGGTTATGGGACACCAGAAGACATTCAACAGAACCAGCAGGTCATTGAAGCTTATCTTGGACAAGAGGAGGTGGGTTAG
- the secA gene encoding preprotein translocase subunit SecA: MLGIVKRMFGDPTERDLKKYQKTVDQINSLEPEISKLSDDELKGKTQQFKEQYNSGTSLDDILPEAYAVCREASTRVLKMRHFDVQLLGGIVLHKGEIAEMKTGEGKTLVATLPVYLNALTGKGAHVITVNDYLAKRDSEIMGELYGFLGLTVGLNSNGMSAEEKRAAYQADITYGTNNEFGFDYLRDNMVLYKEQMTQRPLHYAIIDEVDSILVDEARTPLIISGQAQKTTSHYQAAARLVPRLKEEEDFTIDEKAKNVMLTDEGVAKAEKFFNIDNLFDHANVLINHHINQALKANILMKRDVDYVVEDGEVVIVDEFTGRLMHGRRYSDGLHQSIEAKEGLEIKRESMTLATITFQNYFRMYEKLGGMTGTAKTEEEEFRKIYGLDVYVIPTNKPMIREDLADVVYKTEAAKFRAVLKEIEERHKRGQPILVGTISIETSEYLSSELKKKGIAHQVLNAKHHAKEAEIISNAGQRGMVTIATNMAGRGTDIVLGEGVEQLGGLHIIGTERHESRRIDNQLRGRSGRQGDPGSTQFFLSMEDELMRRFGSENIMGMMDRLGMDEDEPIESKMITRAVEQAQKRVEGHNFDARRFVLQYDDVMNQQREVIYSQRREVLEQGNMREIVENMIKSVIERIVSLHTPQSEVPEDWDLQAIVDYANSTFFHEGTISVGDLKGKEPEEMIEVFHEKLKTIYDQREEEVGTEMMREFEKVVVLRAVDTKWMDHIDAMDQLRQGIHLRAYGQTDPLRAYQFEGFEMFQAMIEAIEEEVATYVMKAQINQNVERQKVAEGEAVRPDGEQKKKDPVRAEAKVGRNEPCPCGSGRKYKHCCGK, translated from the coding sequence ATGCTCGGTATTGTTAAAAGAATGTTCGGTGACCCGACTGAACGCGACCTTAAAAAGTATCAAAAAACAGTTGACCAGATTAATAGCTTAGAGCCAGAGATTTCTAAGTTAAGTGATGACGAACTTAAAGGGAAGACCCAACAGTTTAAAGAACAGTACAATTCAGGGACTTCTCTAGACGATATACTCCCAGAAGCTTACGCTGTCTGTCGTGAAGCATCTACGCGTGTATTGAAGATGCGTCACTTTGATGTACAGCTACTCGGTGGAATCGTGTTACACAAAGGTGAAATAGCGGAAATGAAGACAGGGGAAGGGAAGACACTCGTGGCCACTTTGCCTGTCTATCTTAATGCGCTCACGGGTAAAGGTGCCCACGTCATCACGGTCAATGACTACCTCGCCAAACGTGATAGTGAGATTATGGGTGAATTATACGGTTTTCTCGGTTTAACGGTTGGACTGAATAGTAATGGGATGAGTGCAGAAGAAAAACGTGCCGCCTACCAAGCTGACATCACATACGGGACAAACAACGAGTTCGGTTTTGACTATTTGAGAGATAATATGGTGTTATACAAAGAACAGATGACTCAGCGTCCGTTACATTATGCCATTATTGATGAAGTGGATAGTATCTTAGTCGATGAGGCTAGAACGCCACTCATCATCTCAGGACAAGCCCAAAAAACAACCAGCCACTATCAAGCGGCGGCACGATTAGTGCCGCGCTTGAAGGAAGAAGAGGACTTCACCATCGATGAGAAGGCCAAGAACGTGATGCTCACAGATGAAGGTGTGGCAAAAGCAGAAAAATTCTTTAATATAGACAATCTTTTTGACCATGCTAATGTGCTGATTAACCATCATATTAACCAAGCCCTAAAAGCCAACATCCTAATGAAACGTGATGTAGATTACGTCGTAGAAGATGGCGAAGTGGTCATCGTCGATGAATTTACGGGTCGTTTGATGCACGGGCGCAGGTACAGTGATGGATTGCATCAGTCTATCGAGGCGAAGGAAGGCCTCGAAATTAAACGTGAAAGTATGACCTTAGCGACGATCACATTCCAGAACTACTTCCGCATGTACGAGAAGCTTGGAGGCATGACCGGTACAGCTAAGACGGAAGAAGAGGAATTTCGCAAGATTTACGGTTTAGACGTATATGTGATTCCGACGAACAAACCGATGATCAGAGAAGACCTAGCGGATGTGGTCTATAAGACGGAAGCCGCTAAGTTCCGTGCTGTGCTAAAGGAAATTGAAGAACGACATAAAAGAGGACAACCGATCTTGGTCGGAACCATCTCTATTGAAACGTCAGAGTACTTATCCTCTGAATTAAAGAAAAAAGGGATTGCCCACCAGGTCCTTAACGCTAAGCACCATGCCAAAGAAGCGGAGATTATCTCAAACGCTGGTCAACGTGGCATGGTCACCATTGCCACGAACATGGCAGGGCGCGGGACAGACATCGTCCTGGGTGAAGGGGTAGAGCAGCTAGGCGGGCTTCACATTATCGGGACAGAACGCCATGAATCTCGCCGTATTGATAACCAGCTACGTGGACGTTCAGGCCGACAAGGTGACCCTGGTTCAACCCAGTTCTTCTTATCGATGGAAGACGAACTCATGAGACGTTTTGGCTCTGAGAATATCATGGGTATGATGGATCGCCTAGGAATGGATGAAGATGAACCGATCGAGAGTAAGATGATTACCCGTGCTGTGGAGCAGGCTCAAAAGCGTGTCGAAGGGCATAACTTTGACGCCCGTCGTTTCGTTTTACAATACGACGATGTGATGAACCAACAACGTGAAGTGATCTACTCTCAACGACGCGAAGTGCTTGAACAAGGTAACATGCGTGAAATCGTTGAGAATATGATTAAAAGTGTGATTGAACGGATCGTGTCCCTGCATACGCCACAAAGCGAAGTACCCGAGGATTGGGATTTGCAGGCCATTGTCGATTACGCTAACAGCACATTTTTCCATGAAGGGACCATCAGCGTTGGTGACCTCAAAGGGAAAGAGCCAGAAGAAATGATAGAGGTTTTCCACGAGAAACTGAAAACCATCTACGATCAGCGTGAAGAAGAGGTCGGCACGGAGATGATGCGCGAGTTTGAAAAAGTGGTCGTCCTACGTGCTGTCGATACGAAGTGGATGGATCACATCGATGCGATGGATCAACTGCGACAGGGGATTCATCTACGTGCCTACGGCCAAACGGATCCATTACGCGCTTACCAATTTGAAGGTTTTGAAATGTTCCAGGCTATGATTGAAGCGATTGAGGAAGAAGTGGCCACATACGTCATGAAGGCTCAAATCAACCAGAATGTCGAAAGGCAAAAAGTAGCTGAAGGCGAAGCGGTCCGTCCAGACGGAGAGCAAAAAAAGAAAGACCCCGTACGAGCTGAAGCGAAAGTTGGGCGAAACGAACCTTGCCCTTGTGGTAGTGGCAGAAAGTATAAGCATTGCTGTGGGAAATAG
- the prfB gene encoding peptide chain release factor 2 (programmed frameshift): MDIIQVKQDLVPLEKKLDEIRGSLDLEEKERRVAELEEIMSQPTFWDDQDKAQKTIDETNALKSSVDTYHKLNGQLEDIEVLTGLAEEENDDDMLKEALEGVKQLKLDLEAFELELLLSEEYDRNSAILELHPGAGGTESQDWASMLLRMYTRWAESKGYKVETLDYLPGDEAGVKSVTLLVKGHNAFGFLKAERGVHRLVRISPFDASGRRHTSFVSCHVMPELDDDIDIDIRTEDLKIDTYRASGAGGQHVNTTDSAVRITHEPTGVVVTCQSERSQIKNRERAMKILKGRLYERQLEEQQKELNEIKGEQKDIAWGSQIRSYVFHPYSMVKDHRTNMETGNVQAVMDGELDPFIESYLRSRLD, from the exons ATGGATATCATTCAAGTGAAACAAGACCTCGTTCCATTAGAAAAGAAACTAGACGAAATAAGGGGGTCTCTT GACCTCGAAGAAAAAGAGCGTCGGGTAGCAGAGCTTGAGGAAATCATGTCTCAGCCGACTTTTTGGGATGACCAAGATAAAGCACAGAAAACGATCGACGAGACGAATGCCCTTAAGTCTAGTGTCGATACGTACCATAAATTAAACGGACAACTAGAGGATATAGAGGTCTTAACGGGTCTGGCTGAAGAAGAGAACGATGACGACATGCTGAAAGAGGCCTTAGAAGGTGTGAAACAGCTAAAGCTGGACTTAGAGGCCTTTGAGCTTGAACTGTTATTGAGCGAAGAATATGACCGCAATAGTGCCATTCTTGAGCTTCATCCCGGTGCAGGTGGGACAGAGTCACAAGATTGGGCCTCTATGCTACTGAGAATGTACACGAGATGGGCTGAAAGTAAAGGTTATAAAGTTGAGACACTCGATTATCTTCCTGGAGACGAAGCGGGTGTGAAAAGTGTCACATTGCTCGTTAAAGGGCATAACGCTTTTGGTTTTCTTAAAGCGGAGCGCGGGGTGCATCGACTCGTTCGCATCTCGCCGTTTGATGCCTCAGGAAGACGTCATACGTCCTTTGTATCCTGTCACGTCATGCCTGAGCTAGATGATGACATCGATATTGATATTCGAACAGAAGACTTGAAAATCGACACGTATCGTGCCAGCGGTGCTGGAGGTCAGCACGTGAACACGACGGACTCAGCCGTCCGCATTACCCATGAGCCGACGGGGGTTGTCGTCACGTGTCAATCTGAGCGTTCCCAGATTAAAAACAGAGAACGCGCCATGAAAATTTTAAAAGGTCGACTTTATGAAAGACAGCTAGAAGAGCAACAGAAGGAACTAAACGAGATCAAGGGGGAACAGAAGGATATCGCTTGGGGGAGTCAAATTCGCTCCTACGTCTTCCACCCGTACAGTATGGTCAAAGACCATCGTACCAATATGGAAACGGGTAACGTGCAAGCGGTGATGGATGGGGAACTAGATCCATTTATTGAGAGTTACCTCCGATCACGATTAGATTAA
- a CDS encoding YitT family protein, whose translation MLTKNDNKRKRKQPQRPRGLQIFLEYLNVFIGATIVGLAFNVFLFPHGIASGGVSGISTVVGHVLNIEPAITQWVLNIAFFGLGLLVLGKQFGLKTLMGTIYLPFAVYFTRNLEPVTQEPLLAALFGGIGVGLGLGIVFRGKASTGGTDLGAQIVHHYTGLSLGVAVLLMDGLVVASAAIFFNLELALYALIGLWVTSKTIDMVQVGLGYAKVAYIISSVPNELRNAILNDLDRGVTKLSGTGGYTESERPVLMCVVNQREVTKLKTLVRAHDPQAFVIVHNANEVLGEGFRGELHSP comes from the coding sequence ATGTTGACAAAAAATGACAATAAAAGAAAGCGAAAACAACCACAGAGACCCAGAGGACTACAAATTTTTCTGGAATATCTCAACGTTTTTATTGGTGCGACCATCGTGGGTCTGGCCTTTAATGTGTTTTTATTCCCCCACGGTATAGCTTCAGGTGGTGTAAGTGGGATCAGTACCGTTGTAGGACACGTGCTCAATATAGAGCCTGCGATTACACAATGGGTGTTGAACATCGCCTTTTTCGGACTGGGATTACTCGTACTAGGTAAGCAATTTGGGCTTAAAACACTGATGGGGACCATCTATTTGCCTTTTGCTGTATACTTCACTCGGAACTTAGAGCCTGTCACACAGGAGCCTTTATTGGCCGCGTTATTCGGTGGAATCGGTGTCGGCTTAGGCCTCGGTATCGTCTTCCGTGGCAAAGCGTCCACGGGTGGAACGGACTTAGGCGCGCAGATCGTCCACCACTATACAGGCCTATCTTTAGGCGTGGCCGTTTTACTGATGGACGGTTTGGTCGTAGCCAGTGCTGCAATATTTTTCAACTTGGAATTAGCGTTATACGCGCTGATAGGGCTATGGGTCACGAGTAAAACGATCGATATGGTCCAAGTGGGGCTAGGCTACGCCAAGGTGGCTTATATCATTTCCAGTGTGCCTAACGAACTCAGAAATGCGATCCTCAATGATTTAGACCGCGGTGTCACGAAGCTATCTGGTACGGGAGGCTATACAGAAAGTGAACGTCCCGTCCTCATGTGTGTGGTCAATCAACGTGAGGTGACGAAGCTAAAGACACTCGTAAGGGCGCACGATCCTCAAGCCTTTGTCATCGTGCATAACGCGAACGAAGTACTAGGCGAAGGGTTTAGAGGTGAACTCCATTCACCATAG
- a CDS encoding AMP-binding protein translates to MNELTLPKLLFNRAQSMGKQIALREKEFGIWQEYTWQDYYEKVKAFTMGLSTLGFKREDRLAIIGDNRPEWLIAALSAQSVGGISVGIYQDALPKEITYYLNHSEVSMVVVEDQEQVDKLLEIREDIPHVKYIIFYDAKGLRHYGHEGLLRFEDVQALGSEALVEDPKLYEEVVRQGQGDDVAIFCYTSGTTGNPKAAMLTHDNLISMGKHLMEMDPLEPGDEFLSFLPLAWIGEQMMSLSSALTIGFTVNFPEETTTVQDNLREIGPHCMFSPPRIWEDMVSRIQVRIQDAGWLKKKCYDWAMPIGFKVADHIFNKQRIPSLLRWQYRFADWLIFSAIKDHLGLLRLKRAYTGGAALGPDVTKFFHAIGVNLKQIYGQTEVAGIAIVHQDGDVQYETVGVPIPGTELKMSEQGEILIKSPSVFKGYYQNDEATAETITDGWLHTGDAGRIDESGHLIVIDRLKDVIRLDSGDMFSPQFIENKLKFSPYIKEAVAIGTGRPYVATILNIDMENVGQWAENNHIAYTTYTDLSQKEAVLELIQQEVERINDALPERARVRKFVLLYKELDADDEELTRTRKVRRQFVAEKYASVIEGLYSSESMIQVEGKIRYRDGQETMIRTQLQIMVTDEEVA, encoded by the coding sequence ATGAATGAGCTCACACTACCAAAGCTACTTTTTAATCGGGCACAGTCAATGGGGAAACAAATCGCGCTGAGAGAAAAAGAATTCGGAATCTGGCAAGAATACACTTGGCAAGATTATTACGAAAAAGTGAAAGCGTTTACGATGGGGCTAAGTACCCTTGGATTTAAAAGGGAAGACCGCTTAGCCATCATCGGGGATAATAGACCGGAGTGGCTCATCGCAGCCTTAAGTGCTCAGAGCGTGGGTGGTATCTCAGTGGGAATATACCAAGACGCCTTACCCAAAGAAATCACCTATTACTTAAATCATAGCGAAGTCAGCATGGTCGTTGTTGAGGACCAAGAGCAAGTCGACAAGCTTCTAGAGATTAGAGAAGACATTCCACACGTTAAGTATATTATCTTCTACGATGCGAAGGGATTGAGACATTATGGCCACGAAGGGTTATTGCGCTTTGAAGATGTTCAAGCGCTAGGCTCCGAAGCTTTAGTCGAAGACCCCAAGCTTTATGAGGAAGTGGTCAGACAAGGCCAAGGAGATGACGTGGCCATTTTTTGTTACACGTCTGGTACGACCGGAAATCCCAAGGCTGCGATGTTAACACACGATAACTTGATTAGCATGGGTAAACATCTGATGGAGATGGACCCACTTGAACCGGGAGATGAGTTTTTATCCTTTCTACCACTCGCCTGGATAGGAGAACAGATGATGAGCTTATCTTCCGCTTTGACCATTGGATTCACTGTGAACTTCCCAGAAGAAACGACGACCGTACAGGACAACCTGCGGGAAATAGGGCCCCACTGTATGTTTTCACCCCCGAGGATCTGGGAGGATATGGTCTCGAGGATTCAAGTTCGTATTCAAGACGCGGGCTGGCTGAAGAAAAAGTGCTACGATTGGGCCATGCCCATCGGGTTTAAAGTGGCAGATCACATCTTTAACAAACAACGTATACCGTCGTTATTGAGATGGCAGTATCGCTTCGCTGACTGGCTCATCTTTAGCGCGATCAAAGACCACTTAGGACTCTTACGTCTCAAAAGAGCCTACACGGGTGGCGCTGCGTTAGGTCCTGATGTCACTAAGTTTTTTCATGCTATAGGGGTGAACCTCAAACAGATTTACGGTCAAACTGAAGTCGCTGGTATTGCCATCGTCCACCAGGATGGCGATGTGCAATACGAAACCGTAGGGGTGCCCATCCCTGGAACAGAGCTGAAGATGTCGGAGCAGGGAGAAATTCTGATCAAAAGTCCGAGCGTGTTTAAGGGCTACTATCAGAATGATGAGGCCACGGCCGAAACGATAACGGATGGCTGGCTACATACCGGGGATGCAGGGCGTATTGATGAATCTGGACACTTAATCGTGATAGATCGTTTGAAAGATGTGATTCGCTTAGACAGCGGAGACATGTTTAGCCCGCAGTTCATTGAGAATAAGCTCAAGTTCAGCCCTTATATCAAAGAGGCCGTAGCGATTGGAACAGGGCGACCTTATGTGGCCACCATACTGAATATTGACATGGAAAACGTTGGGCAGTGGGCGGAGAATAACCACATCGCCTACACCACCTATACAGACTTATCTCAAAAAGAAGCCGTGCTTGAGCTTATACAGCAAGAGGTTGAACGGATTAATGATGCGTTACCTGAACGGGCCAGGGTCAGGAAGTTCGTTTTACTGTACAAAGAATTAGACGCAGATGATGAGGAGCTGACGAGAACGAGAAAAGTGCGTCGCCAATTTGTAGCAGAAAAATACGCTTCCGTTATTGAGGGATTGTATTCCAGCGAGTCCATGATCCAAGTGGAAGGCAAGATACGCTATCGGGACGGACAAGAAACGATGATCCGTACACAGCTTCAAATCATGGTCACTGATGAGGAGGTCGCATAA
- a CDS encoding branched-chain amino acid ABC transporter permease, which produces MDFFLQLLVGGFVIGGIYALVALGFVLIYKSSDAINFAQGEFLLVGAYVSLTLIATYNIPLLPAIIITLAFSALLGLAIERLILRPFIGEPVISMIMATIGLASLMAGVVHMIWGTELRVFPPLFSSDTVHMGGVVISPVYLWALAIVVLLLIVFSLFFKFSKTGIAMRATADDQQAAQSMGISVKSVFAVTWAIAAIVAAVGGILLGHINGVNASMALIGLKVLPVALLGGLDSIQGAIIAGFAIGIIENLAGGYIDPLVGGGVKEVVPFIILVIVLMMKPYGLFGKQEIERV; this is translated from the coding sequence ATGGACTTTTTCCTGCAACTCTTAGTGGGTGGTTTTGTCATCGGAGGAATTTATGCTCTAGTCGCGTTAGGATTTGTGTTGATATATAAATCATCTGATGCGATTAATTTTGCTCAGGGTGAATTTTTGTTGGTCGGGGCGTATGTATCGCTGACCCTTATTGCCACGTACAACATTCCGTTGCTCCCAGCGATCATCATCACTTTAGCGTTCAGTGCTCTGTTAGGTCTCGCTATAGAGAGGCTGATTCTGCGTCCCTTCATCGGTGAACCGGTGATCTCTATGATTATGGCCACCATCGGCTTAGCCAGCTTAATGGCCGGCGTGGTCCACATGATATGGGGAACAGAGCTCAGGGTATTCCCACCTCTGTTTTCTTCAGATACGGTGCACATGGGTGGTGTCGTCATATCACCTGTGTACCTATGGGCATTAGCCATCGTTGTACTACTTCTCATCGTCTTTAGTCTGTTTTTTAAATTTTCAAAAACAGGTATTGCAATGCGGGCCACAGCAGATGATCAACAGGCGGCCCAATCGATGGGGATTAGTGTCAAAAGCGTGTTTGCGGTGACTTGGGCTATCGCAGCGATCGTAGCAGCTGTAGGAGGCATACTCCTCGGTCATATTAATGGCGTGAATGCCTCTATGGCCTTGATTGGACTGAAGGTCCTGCCTGTCGCTTTACTAGGCGGCTTGGACAGTATTCAGGGGGCCATTATCGCCGGTTTCGCGATCGGCATCATCGAGAACCTAGCTGGGGGCTATATAGATCCACTCGTAGGGGGCGGCGTGAAGGAAGTAGTGCCTTTTATCATTCTTGTCATCGTCCTGATGATGAAGCCTTATGGATTATTCGGCAAGCAAGAAATTGAGAGGGTGTAA
- a CDS encoding ABC transporter substrate-binding protein yields the protein MNGIKRAQLLGWIVGLTVLLLTACSSPAGGSDVIRLGGLFDVTGATGDVGKPYADGAKAYVEYINDEGGVNGKKVDLIDIDYAYSVPQAQEGYRKLTQQDQVVGILGWGTGDTEALRALVAEDHIPYISASYSENLADIEENPYNFLSAATYSDQAKVAIHWFLEQWDENRAPRLALIYNDTPFGRSPVADTRVYAEERGVELVDEQVVDLTSLDASSQLLNLQEKDPDFVIINQTWGATSTILKDARRLGIDATFMGLNWTTGEGLIPLTEEAGEGFIGVVTHAFPNEGETVEGLSEIESYLDTKDKTLADIDQKFVQGWTSAKIMLEGVRLAGDTVTGETVREGLEQLNEFNTGGLGAPVTFSAESHRGANQIRLAQIQDREFVMLTDYIGYE from the coding sequence ATGAACGGGATCAAACGTGCACAGTTATTAGGATGGATTGTGGGACTTACGGTGTTACTGTTGACCGCTTGTAGTTCACCCGCGGGTGGATCGGATGTTATCCGCCTAGGAGGATTATTTGATGTCACAGGTGCCACAGGAGATGTAGGGAAACCTTACGCTGATGGCGCTAAAGCGTATGTGGAGTATATCAATGACGAAGGCGGTGTGAACGGAAAAAAAGTAGACCTCATTGATATTGATTATGCTTACAGTGTCCCTCAGGCCCAAGAAGGATATAGAAAGCTCACTCAACAAGACCAGGTGGTTGGAATCTTAGGTTGGGGGACGGGGGATACAGAAGCCTTGAGAGCGTTAGTGGCCGAAGATCATATTCCTTACATCTCAGCCTCATATTCCGAAAACTTAGCGGATATAGAGGAGAACCCTTATAACTTCCTCAGCGCTGCAACTTACTCAGACCAAGCCAAGGTAGCCATACATTGGTTTTTGGAACAGTGGGATGAAAATCGCGCCCCTCGCTTGGCGTTAATCTACAACGATACGCCATTCGGTCGCTCACCCGTTGCTGACACCAGAGTCTATGCTGAAGAACGGGGGGTAGAGTTAGTTGATGAACAGGTTGTTGATCTGACGTCGTTGGATGCCTCCTCACAACTACTGAATTTGCAGGAGAAAGACCCTGATTTCGTGATCATTAACCAGACGTGGGGAGCGACCTCAACGATTTTAAAAGATGCCCGTCGATTAGGCATTGACGCCACTTTCATGGGGCTCAATTGGACCACGGGTGAAGGTCTCATCCCTCTTACGGAAGAAGCAGGGGAAGGCTTTATCGGGGTGGTCACTCACGCCTTTCCTAATGAAGGGGAAACGGTGGAAGGCCTTTCAGAGATTGAAAGTTATTTAGACACCAAGGATAAGACACTTGCGGACATCGACCAGAAATTTGTCCAAGGTTGGACAAGTGCCAAAATTATGCTAGAAGGGGTCCGTCTAGCAGGTGATACGGTGACCGGTGAAACGGTACGTGAGGGCTTAGAGCAATTGAATGAATTCAACACTGGGGGACTAGGCGCACCCGTCACTTTTTCCGCCGAGAGTCATAGAGGTGCCAATCAGATTAGATTAGCGCAAATACAAGACCGTGAATTCGTCATGTTAACGGATTATATCGGCTACGAGTAA
- a CDS encoding branched-chain amino acid ABC transporter permease — MRNPFAFQCGEFRVRYKDDLALYKVPRVRRRVLFVLGLFFLYPLLATPYYISLATMAAMAAIGAIGLNILTGYTGLISIGVGAFLGVGGYTSAIVTTHLGLPFWIAVPLAGLVTAFVGALFGVPSLRLKGLYLAMATLAAQVIILFVIVRWEGLTGGTAGMSLQRPDIFGYRLASERSYYYLVLVCLIGTALFTMNLFRTRVGRALVAIRDRDLAAEVMGINLFKYKIYAFAISSFFIGIAGALMGHYSRIIGPEHYDIEVSISYLAMILIGGLGSVIGAIFGAVFITLLPVVLRESLNLLTPILPHLAEHFSALRELVFGLMIILFLIYEPEGIVKMWRNLKDYLKLWPFSYSKK, encoded by the coding sequence ATGAGAAATCCTTTTGCTTTTCAATGTGGAGAGTTCCGAGTCCGTTACAAAGATGATTTAGCGCTGTATAAAGTCCCCAGAGTGAGACGTAGGGTCCTCTTCGTCTTGGGTCTCTTCTTTCTCTACCCCTTGCTCGCAACCCCTTACTATATCTCACTGGCGACGATGGCCGCCATGGCCGCCATCGGTGCGATAGGGTTGAATATATTAACGGGGTACACAGGACTGATTTCGATTGGGGTAGGTGCTTTTCTTGGTGTAGGAGGATACACGTCAGCCATTGTGACGACTCATTTAGGATTACCTTTTTGGATTGCGGTCCCTCTGGCCGGCCTCGTGACAGCGTTTGTGGGTGCTCTGTTTGGCGTGCCCTCTCTACGTCTTAAAGGTTTATATCTCGCGATGGCAACGCTAGCAGCACAAGTTATTATCCTATTTGTCATCGTGCGTTGGGAGGGTTTGACGGGCGGTACAGCTGGGATGAGCTTACAACGACCCGATATTTTCGGATACCGTTTGGCCTCTGAGCGTAGCTATTACTACTTAGTACTCGTGTGCTTAATCGGGACGGCGCTGTTTACCATGAACCTTTTCCGTACGAGAGTAGGTCGCGCGTTAGTGGCCATTCGAGACCGCGATCTTGCCGCCGAGGTCATGGGAATCAACCTTTTCAAGTATAAAATATACGCGTTTGCCATTAGCTCCTTTTTCATCGGCATTGCGGGTGCCCTCATGGGGCATTACTCGCGCATCATTGGCCCAGAACATTACGATATCGAGGTATCTATATCTTACTTGGCCATGATTCTCATTGGCGGCTTAGGGAGTGTGATCGGGGCTATTTTTGGCGCCGTGTTCATCACGTTACTTCCTGTCGTTTTGCGGGAGTCTCTGAATCTACTTACGCCCATTCTGCCTCACCTTGCCGAGCATTTTTCCGCCCTGCGTGAGCTCGTCTTCGGTTTAATGATTATTTTGTTCCTAATCTATGAGCCTGAAGGTATCGTGAAGATGTGGCGAAACCTGAAGGATTACTTAAAGCTGTGGCCTTTCTCTTACTCCAAGAAGTAG